The following are from one region of the Noviherbaspirillum sedimenti genome:
- the cueR gene encoding Cu(I)-responsive transcriptional regulator, with protein sequence MNIGEAAVATGVSAKMIRYYESIQLIKPGKRTEANYRTYGDKDLHNLRFIKRARTLGFSLDQIRELLSLWQDSGRASADVKSIAEEHVAELQKRIDELTDMRDTLSHLAHACSGDHRPDCPILQELAAPGGEHCH encoded by the coding sequence ATGAACATAGGCGAGGCGGCCGTCGCGACAGGCGTTTCCGCCAAAATGATCCGGTATTACGAAAGTATCCAGCTGATCAAGCCCGGCAAGCGCACCGAGGCGAATTACCGGACCTACGGCGACAAGGACTTGCACAATCTGCGCTTCATCAAGCGCGCCCGCACGCTCGGTTTCTCGCTCGACCAGATCCGCGAACTGCTGTCGCTGTGGCAGGATTCCGGGCGGGCCAGCGCCGACGTCAAATCGATCGCCGAGGAACACGTGGCCGAGTTGCAAAAGCGCATCGATGAACTGACCGACATGCGCGACACCCTGAGCCACCTGGCGCATGCCTGCAGCGGCGACCACCGGCCGGATTGCCCGATCCTGCAGGAACTGGCGGCGCCCGGTGGCGAGCACTGCCACTAA
- the dmpH gene encoding 2-oxo-3-hexenedioate decarboxylase has product MKLTASQIAELAEYLESAHLERREVVKITDRYPDIDMDDAYAIQNQVRQRKLARGEKVVGLKCGLTSYAKMQQMGVETPIFGFMTDAYVVPEASEIRMAELIHPKVEPEIAFFTKTPIRGPGCDIGAVLAATDFVMAAIEVIDSRYRDFKFDLVSVIADNTSATRFIVGGKATPVADLDLAKLGVVMEKNGKVEMVGAGAAVVGHPATAVAMLANHLAASGEEIPAGSIILSGGITEAIPVQAGDSISLQVQSLGGVTTRFV; this is encoded by the coding sequence ATGAAATTGACCGCAAGCCAGATCGCCGAACTGGCGGAATATCTCGAATCGGCGCATCTTGAGCGGCGCGAGGTGGTGAAGATCACCGATCGTTATCCGGACATCGACATGGATGATGCCTACGCGATCCAGAACCAGGTCAGGCAGCGCAAGCTGGCGCGCGGCGAAAAGGTGGTCGGCCTGAAATGCGGCCTGACCTCCTACGCGAAGATGCAGCAAATGGGTGTGGAGACGCCGATATTCGGCTTCATGACCGACGCTTATGTGGTGCCGGAGGCCAGCGAAATCAGGATGGCCGAGCTGATTCATCCCAAGGTCGAGCCGGAAATCGCCTTCTTCACCAAGACGCCGATCCGCGGCCCCGGCTGCGATATCGGCGCCGTGCTGGCGGCCACCGACTTCGTCATGGCGGCGATCGAAGTGATCGATTCGCGCTACCGCGATTTCAAGTTCGACCTGGTCAGCGTGATTGCCGACAATACCTCGGCCACCCGCTTCATCGTCGGCGGCAAGGCCACGCCAGTGGCTGACCTCGATCTGGCCAAGCTGGGCGTGGTGATGGAAAAAAATGGCAAGGTAGAAATGGTGGGTGCGGGTGCTGCCGTGGTCGGCCATCCGGCGACAGCGGTGGCAATGCTGGCCAACCACCTGGCCGCCAGCGGCGAGGAAATCCCGGCCGGCTCGATCATCCTGTCCGGCGGCATTACCGAAGCCATTCCCGTTCAGGCCGGCGACAGCATCTCTCTACAGGTGCAAAGCCTGGGCGGCGTCACCACGCGCTTCGTTTAA
- a CDS encoding heavy-metal-associated domain-containing protein, whose amino-acid sequence MYELQVEGMSCGHCVGAVTRSVKEVDAAATVNIDLATQKVQVTSTAALADIAAAVEEAGYPVKSSAAA is encoded by the coding sequence ATGTATGAACTGCAAGTAGAAGGCATGAGCTGCGGCCACTGCGTCGGCGCGGTCACGCGCTCGGTGAAGGAAGTGGATGCGGCAGCCACGGTGAACATCGACCTGGCCACGCAAAAGGTACAGGTCACGTCCACTGCGGCGCTGGCGGATATCGCCGCGGCGGTGGAAGAAGCGGGCTATCCGGTCAAAAGCAGCGCGGCCGCTTGA
- the alkB gene encoding DNA oxidative demethylase AlkB, whose amino-acid sequence MTLDLFAELEQGMGWREELDAGAVVLRRFALPRQAELFAALERITSQAPLRHMVTPGGFRMSVAMSNCGACGWLSDRSGYRYDALDPHSGKPWPPMPQAFLQLAQDAAAAAGFAGFAPDACLINRYEPGTRLSLHQDKDECDLSAPIVSVSLGVPATFLFGGGQRADKCRRVPLAHGDVVVWGGLARLRYHGVLPIKAAQHPATGSHRINLTFRKAR is encoded by the coding sequence ATGACGCTGGACTTGTTCGCGGAACTGGAGCAAGGCATGGGCTGGCGCGAGGAACTCGATGCCGGCGCGGTGGTGCTGCGCCGCTTTGCGCTGCCGCGGCAAGCGGAACTGTTCGCCGCGCTTGAGCGCATCACCAGCCAGGCGCCGTTGCGCCACATGGTCACGCCAGGCGGCTTTCGCATGTCGGTGGCGATGAGCAACTGCGGCGCCTGCGGCTGGCTCAGCGACCGCAGCGGCTACCGCTACGATGCGCTGGATCCGCACAGCGGCAAGCCGTGGCCGCCGATGCCGCAAGCCTTCCTGCAACTGGCCCAGGATGCGGCTGCAGCAGCCGGTTTTGCCGGCTTTGCGCCGGATGCCTGCCTCATCAACCGTTACGAACCTGGCACGCGATTGTCCCTGCACCAGGACAAGGACGAGTGCGATCTGTCCGCGCCGATCGTCTCGGTCTCGCTGGGCGTCCCGGCGACCTTCCTGTTCGGCGGCGGGCAGCGCGCCGACAAATGCCGGCGCGTGCCGCTGGCGCACGGCGATGTCGTGGTGTGGGGCGGTCTGGCGCGGCTACGCTACCATGGCGTGTTGCCGATCAAGGCAGCGCAGCATCCGGCCACCGGCAGCCATCGCATCAATCTCACTTTCCGCAAGGCGCGTTAG
- the ada gene encoding bifunctional DNA-binding transcriptional regulator/O6-methylguanine-DNA methyltransferase Ada, with protein MDASEQTALRAAATVHDPRWAAVVARDAAADGQFYYAVRTTGVYCRPSCAARLARPENVSFYASGQEAEAAGFRPCKRCKPDQLPLAMQHAARITAACRMIEQSESTPRLAQLAQQAGLSTYHFQRVFRQVTGLTPRQYVQAYRSQRMRSALTQNGSITAAIFDAGYGSSSRFYEKSDALLGMTPSTYRAGGAQTRIRFAVGQCVLGAILVAQSARGVCAILMGDDPDALVRDLQDRFPQAELIGGDKGFEEVVAQVIGFVEAPGLGLDLPLDVRGTAFQQRVWQALRAIPPGTTATYSDIAKRIGAPKAVRAVAGACAANALAVAIPCHRVVRSDGSLSGYRWGIERKRKLLDMEAQK; from the coding sequence ATGGATGCCTCCGAGCAAACCGCACTGCGCGCCGCCGCCACGGTCCATGACCCGCGCTGGGCGGCGGTGGTTGCACGCGACGCCGCAGCAGACGGCCAGTTCTACTACGCGGTCAGGACCACCGGCGTGTATTGCCGCCCCTCGTGCGCAGCGCGCCTGGCGCGTCCGGAAAATGTCAGCTTTTATGCAAGCGGCCAGGAAGCCGAAGCAGCAGGATTCCGCCCGTGCAAGCGCTGCAAGCCTGACCAGTTGCCGCTAGCCATGCAACATGCTGCCAGAATCACCGCAGCATGCCGCATGATCGAACAGTCGGAATCGACACCCCGCCTGGCGCAACTGGCGCAGCAAGCCGGCCTCAGCACTTACCACTTTCAGCGCGTCTTCCGGCAAGTAACCGGCCTGACGCCGAGGCAATATGTCCAGGCATATCGCAGTCAACGCATGCGCAGCGCGCTGACGCAGAATGGCAGCATCACGGCAGCCATTTTCGATGCCGGCTACGGCTCCAGCAGCCGTTTCTATGAAAAATCGGATGCCTTGCTGGGCATGACGCCAAGCACCTACCGCGCCGGCGGCGCCCAAACCAGGATTCGCTTCGCCGTCGGCCAATGCGTGCTGGGCGCGATCCTGGTGGCGCAAAGCGCGCGCGGCGTCTGCGCAATCTTGATGGGTGACGATCCGGATGCACTGGTGCGCGACTTGCAGGACCGCTTCCCGCAAGCTGAGCTGATCGGCGGCGACAAAGGTTTCGAAGAAGTGGTGGCCCAGGTGATCGGTTTCGTCGAGGCGCCCGGCCTCGGCCTGGACCTGCCGCTGGACGTGCGCGGCACCGCCTTCCAGCAGCGCGTCTGGCAAGCGCTGCGCGCCATCCCGCCCGGCACCACCGCTACCTATTCCGACATCGCCAAGCGCATCGGCGCGCCCAAAGCGGTGCGTGCAGTGGCCGGGGCCTGCGCGGCCAATGCACTGGCGGTTGCCATTCCCTGCCACCGGGTAGTGCGCAGCGATGGCAGCCTGTCGGGCTACCGCTGGGGCATCGAGCGCAAGCGCAAGCTGCTGGACATGGAAGCGCAGAAATGA
- a CDS encoding molybdopterin-dependent oxidoreductase — protein sequence MNRRKFLSASSLGLAALPTVAPAQTAAKSAPGPALLTVTDVAVRANRGPLDPALDQMMHKQGIKFDKAHTFDFAAIAALPAVSIKPTLEYDARPHTLSGPLLSDVVTAAGAPDMASARLLLRAVDGYAVVISLADARKYRFIVATHLDGRPMPLGGLGPLWAVYDADRFPGMAAKPLNQRFTLCPWALYHIDVLSATPVA from the coding sequence ATGAACCGCCGCAAATTCCTCTCTGCGTCATCCCTTGGCTTGGCCGCCTTGCCAACGGTCGCGCCTGCGCAGACGGCCGCAAAATCTGCGCCCGGCCCAGCCTTGCTTACCGTGACGGACGTCGCCGTGCGCGCCAACCGCGGCCCCCTTGATCCGGCTTTGGACCAGATGATGCACAAGCAGGGTATCAAGTTCGACAAGGCGCACACTTTCGACTTCGCTGCCATCGCGGCGCTGCCGGCCGTGTCGATCAAGCCGACGCTGGAATACGACGCCAGGCCGCATACGCTCAGCGGGCCGCTATTGTCGGATGTCGTCACGGCAGCCGGTGCGCCCGACATGGCTTCGGCCAGGCTGCTGCTGCGCGCGGTGGACGGCTATGCTGTCGTCATTTCTTTGGCCGATGCGCGCAAATACCGCTTCATCGTCGCCACTCATCTCGACGGCCGGCCCATGCCGCTTGGCGGCCTCGGCCCGTTGTGGGCAGTCTACGATGCCGACCGCTTTCCCGGCATGGCGGCAAAGCCGCTCAACCAGCGCTTCACCTTGTGTCCATGGGCGCTGTACCATATCGATGTGCTGAGCGCTACGCCAGTTGCCTAA
- a CDS encoding sugar O-acetyltransferase yields the protein MNEQRTEKEKMLLGELYFANDSQLVLERKKAKALCKQYNQHVEERDMATLQALFGYATNAYLEPPFFCDYGYNIRLGKNVYANHNLLILDGAPVTIGDDVYFGPNVVISTAGHPVDPVTRTSGLEFVKPIAIGNKVWIGANVVIVPGVEIQENVTIGAGSVVTRSIPANCVAAGNPCRVLRQLA from the coding sequence ATGAACGAACAGCGCACTGAAAAAGAAAAGATGCTCCTGGGCGAACTTTATTTTGCCAACGATAGCCAGCTGGTGCTTGAGCGAAAGAAAGCCAAAGCGCTATGCAAACAATACAACCAGCATGTTGAGGAACGCGATATGGCGACCTTGCAGGCACTCTTTGGCTACGCCACGAATGCCTACCTGGAACCGCCGTTCTTCTGCGATTACGGCTATAACATTCGGCTCGGCAAGAATGTCTACGCAAATCACAATCTGCTTATTCTCGACGGTGCGCCGGTCACGATCGGCGACGATGTTTATTTCGGCCCCAATGTCGTCATTTCAACGGCGGGCCACCCTGTCGATCCTGTCACCCGGACTTCCGGCCTGGAGTTTGTCAAGCCGATTGCCATTGGAAACAAGGTCTGGATTGGCGCGAATGTGGTGATTGTGCCGGGCGTGGAAATCCAGGAAAACGTGACCATTGGTGCCGGCAGCGTGGTGACCCGATCCATTCCGGCTAATTGCGTCGCTGCAGGAAATCCGTGCCGGGTCCTTAGGCAACTGGCGTAG
- a CDS encoding DUF1810 domain-containing protein has protein sequence MNDPYELQRFVLAQERVYENVLSELRAGCKQSHWMWFIFPQIKGLGHSDLARKFSIASLDEARAYLRHPVLGTRLREYSRLVAETSGKSAEEIFGYPDYMKFHSSMTLFAHATEDNRVFHDCLRKYFGGKEDPLTLAQMGGEQ, from the coding sequence ATGAATGACCCTTACGAATTGCAACGCTTTGTTCTTGCCCAGGAGCGGGTTTATGAAAACGTGCTCTCGGAACTGCGTGCCGGCTGCAAGCAAAGTCACTGGATGTGGTTCATCTTTCCGCAGATAAAAGGGCTGGGCCATAGCGACCTGGCGCGGAAATTTTCCATTGCGTCTCTTGATGAAGCCAGGGCGTATCTGCGGCATCCTGTTCTTGGAACGAGATTGCGGGAATACAGCCGCCTCGTTGCCGAAACAAGCGGAAAATCAGCCGAAGAAATATTCGGTTACCCGGATTACATGAAATTCCATTCTTCGATGACCCTGTTTGCGCACGCCACTGAAGACAATCGGGTATTCCATGATTGCCTGCGCAAATATTTTGGGGGAAAGGAAGACCCCCTTACCTTGGCGCAGATGGGAGGCGAGCAATGA
- a CDS encoding DUF1488 family protein yields the protein MLHYPTPQPLITREGIAFTVRVDALDRECLITEEALLELSRLKAIDTPHASMMEVFHAFEATINGVARRLVFAKVPGSPLRLGTNTFLSPPHTH from the coding sequence ATGCTTCATTATCCCACCCCACAGCCACTCATAACCCGTGAAGGCATCGCATTCACGGTAAGAGTCGATGCACTCGACCGCGAATGCCTGATAACGGAAGAAGCCCTTCTTGAATTGTCGAGGTTGAAAGCCATTGACACTCCGCACGCCAGCATGATGGAGGTGTTCCACGCATTTGAGGCGACGATCAATGGTGTGGCGCGCCGCCTGGTATTTGCGAAAGTGCCTGGTTCGCCGCTCAGGCTGGGGACTAATACTTTTTTGAGTCCCCCGCATACCCATTAG
- a CDS encoding GGDEF domain-containing protein, whose translation MTPQRTSTSAIELHRLLALSRDLLQTADFGSALAYIGPAIRDLLASDGAFLLMSMGGHDHGVEFDRNGAAHPARKESFLYQYARQAMDKASMFLLAAAEPGGVAAQAGNLSAGGIASMLAVTFPQVNPLGVLLVFWHKKKREPFLARRVALMQQLTELICASAGSLDSRGGLERQVSAQTDEIAEITEEHVQEMQRRDRVEAEMYRISTTDVMTGLKNRRGFFLQAEQSFKVAQRRRLISAVIFADVDGLKAVNDTLGHAVGDQLIRDSARIFQAAFRASDVVARFGGDEFVAFTLDASQPEAILARIQENIDAFNQHASRPYQVAVSTGIVQCDPASALSLADHLLMADKQMYAQKTQQHHFMPSRPVPSPTDLPRH comes from the coding sequence ATGACGCCCCAGCGCACAAGCACCAGCGCCATTGAACTGCACCGCTTGCTTGCGCTTTCCCGCGATCTCCTGCAAACCGCCGACTTCGGCTCAGCCCTGGCGTATATTGGTCCGGCCATCCGCGATCTGCTGGCAAGCGATGGCGCCTTCCTCCTGATGTCGATGGGCGGTCATGATCATGGCGTCGAATTTGACCGCAACGGCGCCGCGCATCCTGCTCGCAAGGAATCATTTTTATATCAATACGCGCGACAAGCAATGGACAAAGCAAGCATGTTTTTGCTTGCCGCTGCCGAACCTGGCGGTGTGGCCGCACAGGCAGGCAACTTGTCTGCTGGCGGCATTGCCAGCATGCTGGCTGTTACATTTCCTCAAGTAAACCCCCTTGGCGTATTGCTGGTCTTCTGGCACAAGAAAAAGCGAGAACCATTTCTTGCCAGGCGGGTGGCGCTTATGCAGCAGTTGACGGAATTGATCTGTGCGTCGGCTGGAAGTCTTGACTCGCGGGGCGGACTTGAGCGGCAGGTGTCGGCGCAAACTGATGAAATTGCCGAAATTACCGAAGAGCATGTCCAGGAAATGCAGCGGCGCGATCGGGTGGAAGCGGAGATGTATCGTATCTCGACCACGGATGTGATGACGGGATTAAAGAATCGGCGCGGATTTTTCCTGCAGGCGGAACAAAGTTTCAAGGTCGCCCAGCGACGCAGGTTAATCAGCGCAGTGATATTTGCCGATGTGGATGGTTTAAAGGCGGTCAATGATACGCTGGGACATGCTGTGGGGGACCAGCTTATTCGTGACAGTGCCCGGATATTCCAGGCGGCGTTCCGCGCCAGTGACGTGGTTGCCAGGTTTGGCGGCGATGAATTTGTCGCCTTTACCCTGGATGCCAGCCAGCCGGAAGCCATATTGGCCAGGATTCAGGAAAATATTGACGCGTTCAACCAGCATGCATCGCGTCCCTACCAGGTCGCAGTCAGCACCGGAATTGTCCAGTGTGATCCGGCATCCGCCTTGTCTTTGGCCGATCATCTTTTAATGGCTGACAAGCAGATGTACGCTCAAAAAACGCAGCAGCACCACTTCATGCCATCCCGGCCTGTTCCTTCTCCAACCGATCTGCCGCGACATTAG
- a CDS encoding cytochrome ubiquinol oxidase subunit I: MFGFTALELARIQFGFTISFHIIFPAITIGLASYLTVLEACWLRSKQTVYRDLYHFWSKIFAVNFGMGVVSGIVMAYQFGTNWSFFSDFAGGITGPLLAYEVLTAFFLEAGFLGVMLFGWNRVGPGLHFLSTAMVALGTLISATWILASNSWMQTPQGFEIIDGRVVPTDWLAVIFNPSFPYRLVHMSIAAFLATALFVGASAAWHLLRGMDSPAIRKMMSMSVWLLAIVAPVQAVVGDFHGLNTLQHQPVKLAAIEGHWENHGDAGMPLILFGWPDMAREETRFKLEVPRLGSLILTHSWDGQIPGMKEFAPEDRPNSTVVFWTFRVMVGLGFLMIALGLWGAWLRWRGTLWKCRPFLRFALWMGPAGLVAILAGWFTTEIGRQPWVVYGLQRTADAVSPVGAGQLGISLALFVLVYVAVFGTGIAYLLRMVRKGPLAGEGQQASVGGPGQERQPMRPLSAASKADRDDAVDIPTRS; this comes from the coding sequence ATGTTTGGATTCACTGCACTTGAGCTTGCCCGAATTCAATTCGGCTTCACGATTTCCTTTCATATCATTTTCCCGGCAATTACCATCGGCCTGGCCAGCTATCTGACGGTGCTGGAAGCCTGCTGGCTGCGCAGCAAACAGACGGTCTATCGTGACCTCTACCACTTCTGGTCAAAAATCTTTGCAGTCAACTTCGGCATGGGCGTGGTGTCGGGCATCGTCATGGCTTATCAGTTCGGCACCAACTGGAGTTTCTTTTCCGATTTCGCCGGCGGCATTACCGGCCCGTTGCTGGCGTATGAAGTGTTGACGGCTTTTTTCCTGGAAGCGGGCTTCCTTGGCGTGATGCTGTTCGGCTGGAACCGCGTCGGCCCCGGCCTGCATTTTCTGTCGACCGCGATGGTCGCGCTCGGCACCCTGATTTCGGCGACCTGGATCCTGGCTTCCAACAGCTGGATGCAAACCCCGCAGGGTTTCGAAATCATCGACGGGCGGGTGGTGCCGACCGACTGGCTGGCGGTGATTTTCAATCCATCCTTTCCGTACCGGCTCGTGCACATGAGCATTGCGGCCTTCCTGGCGACTGCGCTCTTCGTCGGCGCCTCGGCGGCCTGGCATCTGTTGCGCGGCATGGACAGCCCGGCGATCCGCAAGATGATGTCGATGAGTGTGTGGCTGCTGGCGATCGTGGCGCCGGTGCAGGCGGTGGTCGGCGACTTCCACGGCTTGAATACCCTGCAGCACCAGCCGGTCAAGCTGGCCGCCATCGAAGGCCATTGGGAAAACCACGGCGATGCAGGCATGCCCTTGATCCTGTTCGGCTGGCCCGACATGGCGCGCGAGGAAACCCGCTTCAAGCTGGAAGTGCCACGCCTGGGCAGCTTGATCCTGACGCACAGCTGGGATGGCCAGATTCCTGGCATGAAGGAATTCGCGCCCGAAGACCGGCCCAATTCGACGGTGGTGTTCTGGACTTTTCGCGTCATGGTCGGCCTCGGATTTTTGATGATCGCGCTGGGCTTGTGGGGCGCCTGGCTGCGCTGGCGCGGCACGCTGTGGAAATGCCGGCCCTTCTTGCGCTTCGCATTGTGGATGGGGCCAGCCGGCCTGGTGGCGATCCTGGCCGGCTGGTTCACCACCGAGATCGGCCGCCAGCCCTGGGTGGTGTATGGCTTGCAGCGCACCGCTGACGCCGTCTCGCCGGTGGGCGCGGGCCAGCTCGGCATTTCGCTGGCGCTGTTCGTGCTGGTGTACGTCGCCGTGTTCGGCACCGGCATCGCCTATCTGCTGCGCATGGTGCGCAAGGGGCCGCTGGCCGGCGAAGGGCAACAGGCCAGTGTCGGCGGGCCGGGCCAGGAGCGCCAGCCGATGCGGCCGCTGTCGGCGGCCAGCAAGGCCGACCGCGACGACGCCGTCGACATCCCGACGAGGAGCTAG
- the cydB gene encoding cytochrome d ubiquinol oxidase subunit II codes for MGIDLSLIWAVIILFGIMMYVVMDGFDLGLGILYPFFRDKDERDVIMNTVAPVWDGNETWLVLGGAGLLAAFPLAYSVVLSALYLPLIFMLIGLIFRGVAFEFRFKALGHERHFWDKAFIGGSIAATFFQGVTLGAFIQGLPVANRTFAGGALDWISPFSFFTGGGLLVAFALLGSTWLIVKTEGALQARAYEITRWLVWLLLAVLVAISVWTPLLDARIAARWFSMPNMLWFAPVPLLVAACAWQLLRAVAARAQVRPFLYTLALVFLGYSGLGISIWPNIIPPDITLWQAAAPPQSQGFALVGALLIIPIILMYTIWAYYVFRGKVRPGEGYH; via the coding sequence ATGGGCATCGATCTTTCCCTCATCTGGGCTGTCATCATCCTGTTCGGTATCATGATGTATGTGGTGATGGACGGCTTCGATCTCGGACTCGGCATCCTGTATCCCTTTTTCCGCGACAAGGACGAGCGCGATGTCATCATGAATACCGTGGCGCCGGTGTGGGACGGCAACGAGACCTGGCTGGTGCTGGGCGGCGCCGGCCTGCTGGCGGCATTTCCTTTGGCGTATTCGGTGGTGTTGAGCGCGCTGTATCTGCCGTTGATCTTCATGCTGATCGGCCTGATCTTTCGCGGTGTGGCCTTCGAATTCCGCTTCAAGGCGCTGGGGCATGAGCGGCATTTCTGGGACAAGGCATTCATCGGCGGCTCCATCGCCGCCACTTTCTTCCAGGGCGTGACCCTGGGCGCTTTCATCCAGGGCTTGCCGGTGGCCAACCGCACCTTCGCCGGCGGCGCGCTCGACTGGATTTCGCCGTTTTCCTTCTTCACCGGGGGCGGGCTGCTGGTGGCGTTTGCGCTTCTGGGCAGTACCTGGCTGATCGTCAAGACCGAAGGCGCGCTGCAGGCACGCGCGTATGAGATCACGCGCTGGCTGGTCTGGCTGCTGCTGGCGGTGCTGGTCGCCATCAGCGTCTGGACGCCGCTGCTGGATGCGCGCATCGCCGCGCGCTGGTTCAGCATGCCCAACATGCTGTGGTTTGCGCCGGTGCCGCTGCTGGTGGCGGCCTGCGCCTGGCAACTGCTGCGCGCGGTTGCCGCGCGCGCCCAGGTGCGGCCTTTCCTGTACACGCTGGCGCTGGTGTTTCTGGGGTACAGCGGCCTGGGGATTTCGATCTGGCCGAACATCATCCCGCCTGACATCACCCTGTGGCAGGCGGCGGCGCCGCCGCAAAGCCAGGGTTTCGCCCTGGTCGGTGCCTTGCTGATCATCCCGATCATCCTGATGTACACCATCTGGGCATACTACGTTTTCCGCGGCAAGGTGCGGCCCGGGGAGGGTTACCATTGA
- a CDS encoding DUF2474 domain-containing protein translates to MDEQVAPGPWWKRLGWLVLIWAASVAALGVVAYGIRLIMNAVGLTV, encoded by the coding sequence ATGGATGAGCAAGTCGCGCCAGGCCCGTGGTGGAAGCGGCTGGGCTGGCTGGTCCTGATCTGGGCCGCCAGCGTCGCGGCCCTGGGTGTGGTGGCTTACGGCATAAGGCTTATAATGAATGCCGTCGGACTGACCGTCTGA